The following proteins come from a genomic window of Aspergillus luchuensis IFO 4308 DNA, chromosome 3, nearly complete sequence:
- a CDS encoding Hpt domain-containing protein (BUSCO:EOG09265DDU;~COG:T;~EggNog:ENOG410PQMZ;~InterPro:IPR008207,IPR036641;~PFAM:PF01627;~go_process: GO:0000160 - phosphorelay signal transduction system [Evidence IEA]) yields MAPTTTTKTVEEPPKETKEIPSTLAEMKGSIDESTFEQILEMDDDDSDRDFSKGIVFGFFDQAESTFVKMEDALRREDLSDLSSLGHYLKGSSATLGLTKVKDACEKIQHYGAGKDETGSTDEPEKKTSLSRIEKTLTQVKEDYKEVEAFLRKYYGEDEESA; encoded by the exons atggcgcccaccactactacaaaGACCGTGGAGGAGCCT CCCAAGGAGACTAAGGAAATCCCCTCCACAttggcggagatgaagggGAGTATCGATGAGAGCACATTCGAGCAGATTCTGGAGATGGATGACGACGATAGCGACAGAGATTTCAGCAAGGGTATTGTgtttggcttcttcgatcAGGCTGAGAGCACATTTGtcaagatggaggatgctTT GAGGCGGGAAGATCTGAGCGACCTGTCTTCTCTGGGACACTACCTGAAAGGTTCATCAGCCACTCTCGGACTCACCAAGGTCAAGGATGCATGCGAGAAGATTCAACACTACGGAGCCGGCAAGGACGAGACCGGTTCGACGGATGagccagaaaagaagacCTCCCTTTCGCGCATTGAGAAGACCCTGACCCAGGTGAAGGAGGATTACAAGGAGGTCGAGGCCTTCCTGCGCAAGTACTAtggcgaagacgaggaatCCGCTTAA